One stretch of Labrenzia sp. CE80 DNA includes these proteins:
- a CDS encoding sensor histidine kinase, protein MSWRETSLRTRLFALILTPLVLMAIFLGYWRYTTAQKTSEELFDRALLSAALAISRDVAISDGDALLPSTRDLIEDVSGGEVFYHATGPGGIYITGYAYPPALPAGNADEGDVPRFFKATYRGERVRVLSVTERITMDNLTADATVTVWQRLADRQAFAIELAVRLAAVMVALLVTLALVVWFGVERGLRPLLDLQDAISIRSPNDLSEIRRPVPIEVKGIVRTLNRLFGQVEASIKAQQAFISDAAHQLRNPAAAVQSMAEAVRDAPTTEDRDLRTAELVNAARASARVADQLLSLERLKQPVTQTASVEYDLRALVQEICADIGPIVLSRGIDFELVASDQAIPVCGDRFFVAEAIKNLIDNALKHGGDGLSAISVHCSCDATAARVTVADDGKGLSPEQRDAAFGRFSQVEPSDGSGLGLAIALSVAEHHGGSLVIDQVDKGASLTLTMDYNS, encoded by the coding sequence ATGAGCTGGCGCGAAACTTCGCTGCGAACCCGGCTGTTTGCGCTCATCCTGACGCCCCTTGTGCTGATGGCCATATTCCTGGGATACTGGCGTTACACCACTGCCCAGAAAACCTCGGAAGAGCTTTTCGACAGAGCGCTTCTTTCCGCTGCTTTGGCCATTTCCAGAGATGTGGCCATCTCGGACGGCGACGCATTGTTGCCCTCAACCCGCGATCTGATCGAAGATGTCTCCGGCGGTGAAGTCTTTTATCATGCGACGGGACCTGGTGGCATCTACATCACTGGCTATGCCTATCCGCCGGCTCTGCCAGCCGGCAACGCTGATGAAGGCGATGTACCACGCTTTTTCAAGGCCACCTATCGCGGCGAACGGGTCAGGGTGTTGAGCGTGACAGAGCGCATCACGATGGACAACCTGACCGCCGACGCCACGGTCACGGTTTGGCAAAGATTGGCCGATCGTCAGGCTTTTGCCATAGAGCTGGCTGTTCGGCTCGCGGCGGTCATGGTTGCGCTTCTGGTGACCCTTGCGTTGGTCGTCTGGTTCGGCGTCGAGCGCGGGTTGCGCCCCTTGCTGGACCTTCAGGACGCAATTTCCATCCGCTCGCCCAACGATCTGAGTGAGATCAGGCGTCCGGTCCCGATCGAGGTTAAGGGAATTGTGCGAACGCTGAACCGTCTGTTCGGGCAGGTCGAAGCAAGCATCAAGGCACAGCAGGCGTTTATCTCCGATGCGGCTCATCAGCTCCGCAATCCGGCGGCGGCGGTTCAGTCCATGGCGGAGGCCGTCAGGGATGCTCCCACGACGGAAGACAGGGACTTGCGGACAGCCGAACTGGTCAATGCGGCCCGTGCTTCCGCACGGGTTGCCGACCAGCTCCTTTCGCTGGAGCGCTTGAAGCAACCCGTCACTCAAACAGCATCGGTCGAATATGATCTGAGAGCCTTGGTTCAGGAAATCTGTGCAGATATAGGTCCTATCGTTCTGTCCAGAGGCATCGACTTTGAACTGGTTGCATCCGACCAGGCGATACCTGTTTGTGGAGACAGGTTTTTCGTTGCCGAGGCCATCAAGAACCTGATTGATAATGCACTTAAACATGGCGGTGACGGCTTGAGCGCCATCAGCGTTCACTGCTCCTGCGATGCGACGGCCGCACGCGTCACGGTCGCCGACGATGGCAAAGGGCTTTCACCGGAACAACGCGATGCGGCGTTTGGCCGATTTTCTCAGGTAGAACCCTCCGACGGCAGCGGCCTCGGACTGGCCATTGCCTTGTCCGTCGCTGAACATCACGGCGGCTCGCTTGTCATTGACCAGGTCGACAAGGGGGCGAGCCTGACGTTGACCATGGACTATAATTCCTGA
- a CDS encoding TRAP transporter small permease — protein sequence MSDLEDAHAIEKEDPGAIAEAGRLGRWIDRGGIVFAIGIVLSMVILINEVLLRYLFNSPTIWAHETTIFLCGTAFIYGGLYCTARDKHIRVVLIYDVLPKRLRRLLDIVISLVCAGASAIFSWAAWTMVLRAAFRPDGSFRLERSGSAWDPVYPGAIKIFLLAVLAVMAVQFLLLAFNYARGRR from the coding sequence GTGTCGGACTTGGAAGACGCTCACGCAATCGAAAAAGAAGACCCGGGTGCCATTGCAGAGGCCGGGAGGCTTGGCCGGTGGATCGACCGAGGGGGCATCGTGTTCGCCATCGGCATCGTCCTGTCGATGGTCATTCTCATCAATGAAGTGCTGCTTCGCTACCTGTTCAATTCGCCGACCATCTGGGCGCATGAAACCACGATCTTTTTGTGCGGAACGGCCTTCATCTACGGCGGGCTCTATTGCACGGCGCGTGACAAACACATCCGGGTCGTTCTGATCTATGACGTTTTGCCCAAGCGCCTGCGCAGGCTGCTCGACATTGTGATTTCGCTGGTTTGCGCCGGTGCGAGTGCGATTTTTTCATGGGCGGCGTGGACCATGGTTCTCAGAGCCGCGTTTCGGCCTGATGGCAGCTTCCGCCTGGAGCGGTCCGGCAGTGCCTGGGACCCGGTCTATCCTGGCGCAATCAAGATTTTTCTCCTGGCCGTTCTGGCGGTCATGGCCGTCCAGTTTCTGCTCCTGGCCTTTAACTACGCGCGGGGGCGCCGGTGA
- a CDS encoding O-antigen ligase family protein, protein MGTADPRTIGTVRPRLPVRASSIGDGALWLAAFLSGFVIREPAPYELYMVGLTVIWLAFGLKLRREFGPLIICMMLYITGGIAAIPLAREMGDAIIYIAVSGFLAITAIFYAAILAERPERYQLIEKGYLASAVLVSLFGIAGYFHLFPGADFFTLYDRARGTFQDPNVFGPFLALPTVILIQRLLTQPLRVSLAYLPALAILVLAIFLSFSRGAWVVLAAASMIVYLLALITEQKAVRRLRLLALGALGIVALIALLGVALSIDSVAEMFEQRARLVQDYDGARLGRFARYSLGFQLVMEHPLGLGALEFNKYFPEDEHNVYLKGFTTYGWLGGTVYLLLVGWTLARLTPLLFKARDWTPFVHCLFAILVAHVILSIIIDTDHWRHMYMLYGLAWGLIAADRLERPRGLHFSRTRTVDQAA, encoded by the coding sequence ATGGGGACCGCAGATCCCCGGACGATTGGCACCGTCCGGCCACGGCTTCCTGTGCGCGCAAGCAGCATCGGTGACGGAGCCCTGTGGCTGGCCGCCTTTCTGTCCGGGTTCGTGATCCGCGAACCCGCCCCTTACGAGCTCTACATGGTTGGCCTGACCGTCATCTGGCTTGCCTTTGGCCTGAAGCTGCGGCGCGAGTTCGGTCCGCTGATCATCTGCATGATGCTCTACATCACCGGCGGCATTGCCGCGATCCCGCTGGCGCGGGAGATGGGCGATGCCATCATCTATATTGCCGTTTCCGGCTTTCTGGCGATCACAGCGATCTTTTATGCCGCCATTCTGGCGGAACGGCCCGAGCGTTATCAGCTGATCGAAAAGGGCTATCTGGCCAGTGCTGTGCTCGTGTCGCTGTTCGGCATCGCCGGCTATTTTCACCTGTTTCCGGGTGCGGATTTCTTCACGCTCTATGACCGGGCGCGTGGCACCTTTCAGGACCCGAACGTCTTCGGCCCCTTCCTGGCCCTGCCCACGGTCATCCTGATCCAGCGACTGCTAACGCAGCCCTTGCGCGTGTCCCTCGCCTATCTGCCCGCGCTCGCGATCCTGGTGCTGGCGATCTTTCTCAGCTTTTCGCGCGGGGCCTGGGTGGTGCTCGCGGCAGCCTCGATGATCGTCTACCTTCTGGCGCTGATCACCGAGCAAAAGGCCGTCCGCCGGCTGCGCCTTCTGGCGCTCGGAGCTCTCGGCATCGTCGCGCTCATTGCGCTCCTAGGCGTCGCCCTGTCCATTGACAGCGTTGCGGAAATGTTCGAGCAGCGCGCGCGTCTCGTGCAGGATTATGACGGCGCCCGTCTTGGCCGCTTTGCCCGCTATTCCCTCGGCTTCCAGCTGGTGATGGAACACCCGCTCGGCCTGGGGGCGCTGGAGTTCAACAAGTATTTTCCCGAGGATGAGCACAATGTCTATCTGAAGGGATTCACCACCTATGGCTGGCTCGGCGGCACGGTCTATCTGCTGCTGGTCGGCTGGACGCTCGCCCGCCTGACGCCGCTGCTGTTCAAGGCCCGCGACTGGACGCCCTTCGTCCATTGCCTCTTTGCCATTCTGGTGGCCCATGTGATCCTGTCGATCATCATCGATACGGACCATTGGCGGCACATGTACATGCTGTACGGCCTCGCCTGGGGCCTGATTGCAGCCGACAGGCTCGAGCGGCCACGCGGCCTGCACTTCTCTCGCACAAGAACTGTGGACCAAGCCGCATGA
- a CDS encoding HigA family addiction module antitoxin yields MTLPKEMRLANPPHVGGFVKTEIIQPLGLKVTEAAKVLGVSRPALSNFLNGHADLSADMALRIEKAFGVSMDTLMRMQSSHDIAQARKRQDEIDVQPYQVNDAV; encoded by the coding sequence ATGACCCTTCCAAAAGAAATGCGTTTGGCAAATCCGCCTCATGTGGGGGGCTTTGTCAAAACGGAAATCATTCAGCCGTTGGGGCTGAAGGTAACCGAAGCAGCCAAGGTTCTTGGCGTGTCCCGGCCAGCCTTGTCCAATTTCCTGAACGGGCATGCGGATCTATCGGCAGACATGGCGCTTCGGATCGAAAAGGCGTTCGGTGTCAGCATGGACACGCTCATGCGCATGCAGTCCTCTCACGACATCGCCCAGGCGCGGAAGCGGCAGGATGAGATTGATGTGCAGCCGTATCAGGTGAATGATGCGGTGTAG
- a CDS encoding TRAP transporter large permease subunit, producing the protein MFVMLLGLLVSGIPLAFVTLLVALVFALGWFGPMVVPLITSRVYTFVSSFVFVSVPMFVLMAAILDRSGIARDLFDAMKLLGGRLRGGVAIQTIVVAVILAAMSGIIGGEVVLLGLVALPQMLRLGYDKKLAIGVVCAGGALGTMVPPSIVLIIYGLTANVSVGDLFTAAFIPGLMLACFYVTYVLIRAYLNPAIAPIPDEEPVSTGEKLRLLKGLFLPLLVVAGVLGSIYGGVASITEASAVGVAGVLVSTMLRGEFSLGLLKGAALQTLQTVGMIVWIGIGASALVGVFNLMGGIKFVSALITGISDDPTIILLFMMLILFVLGMFLDWVGIALLTMPIFVPIITQLGYDPVWFGVLFCMNMQVSFLSPPFGPAAFYLKSVAPPDISLGTIFRSLLPFIGMQMLALAILIAAPWITGR; encoded by the coding sequence ATGTTCGTGATGCTCCTGGGGCTGCTTGTCTCTGGCATTCCGCTGGCGTTCGTGACGCTGCTCGTTGCCCTGGTGTTTGCCCTTGGCTGGTTCGGGCCGATGGTCGTCCCGCTGATCACGAGCCGGGTCTACACCTTCGTCTCGTCCTTCGTCTTTGTATCGGTCCCCATGTTCGTCTTGATGGCGGCCATTTTGGACCGATCGGGCATTGCACGCGATCTCTTCGACGCGATGAAGTTGCTCGGCGGGCGCCTGCGTGGTGGTGTCGCCATTCAGACCATCGTGGTGGCTGTCATTCTGGCGGCGATGAGCGGCATCATCGGCGGGGAGGTTGTTCTGCTCGGCCTGGTCGCGCTGCCGCAGATGCTCCGGCTTGGCTATGACAAGAAGCTGGCGATCGGCGTGGTCTGCGCAGGTGGTGCGCTCGGCACGATGGTGCCGCCGTCGATCGTGCTCATCATCTATGGCCTGACTGCCAACGTCTCGGTCGGTGATCTCTTCACCGCTGCCTTTATCCCCGGCCTCATGCTGGCCTGCTTTTATGTGACCTATGTGCTGATCCGGGCCTACCTGAACCCGGCCATTGCCCCCATTCCCGACGAAGAACCTGTTTCGACGGGTGAAAAGCTTCGGCTCTTGAAGGGTTTGTTCCTGCCTCTGCTGGTCGTGGCCGGTGTGCTTGGCTCGATCTATGGCGGCGTGGCAAGCATCACGGAAGCCTCTGCGGTTGGCGTCGCCGGCGTGCTTGTGTCCACAATGCTGCGCGGTGAATTCTCGCTCGGCCTGCTGAAAGGGGCGGCGCTGCAGACCCTTCAGACCGTCGGCATGATCGTGTGGATCGGGATCGGAGCCAGTGCCCTGGTTGGTGTGTTCAACCTGATGGGCGGGATCAAGTTCGTTTCGGCGCTGATCACCGGCATCTCGGACGATCCGACCATCATATTGCTGTTCATGATGCTGATCCTGTTCGTCCTCGGCATGTTCCTCGACTGGGTTGGCATTGCACTTCTGACCATGCCGATCTTCGTGCCGATCATCACGCAGCTTGGCTACGACCCTGTCTGGTTCGGTGTGCTCTTCTGCATGAACATGCAGGTGTCGTTCCTGTCGCCGCCATTTGGGCCAGCCGCCTTCTATCTGAAGAGCGTCGCGCCTCCGGACATATCGCTGGGAACCATCTTCCGGTCGCTCCTGCCATTCATCGGTATGCAGATGCTGGCCCTGGCCATTCTGATCGCCGCGCCCTGGATCACCGGCAGGTAA
- a CDS encoding TRAP transporter substrate-binding protein, with translation MLKKLSKIALATVAIGAFASSALAADFEFRFQSSDPAGNPNFQLQQGWAESVSEKTDGRIAIELLPVESIVAHNETQDAIVAGILDGHITDTSYFSGKDPAFGLVANPVGAWSSPDEMFAFMDNGGGKELMNELLEPYGLHFIGATTPGLEAFVSKVQLNGVDDLKGLKMRAPEGLVQQVFAAAGAAPVNLPGSEVFTALDKGVIDAADYTVFSTNHAQGMHGVAPFPVYPGFHSMPLVEISMSKAKWDALPADLQAALSESVAEFSRSQVAALAERDMKAIEEAKAGGEVTVIDWAPEERAKFRTIAKGEWEKVAGRSKNAQRVYDVLTGYLKENGLMQ, from the coding sequence GTGTTGAAGAAACTTTCCAAAATCGCTTTGGCGACAGTCGCCATCGGAGCCTTTGCCTCTTCGGCACTGGCAGCGGACTTCGAGTTCCGTTTTCAGTCATCCGATCCGGCCGGAAACCCGAATTTTCAGCTGCAGCAAGGCTGGGCTGAAAGCGTAAGCGAAAAGACGGACGGGCGTATCGCAATTGAGCTGCTGCCTGTGGAATCCATTGTTGCGCACAACGAAACACAGGATGCGATCGTCGCCGGCATTCTCGACGGTCATATCACCGACACGTCGTACTTCTCCGGCAAGGACCCGGCTTTTGGTCTCGTTGCCAACCCGGTCGGCGCCTGGTCGTCTCCCGACGAGATGTTTGCCTTCATGGACAACGGCGGCGGCAAGGAACTCATGAATGAGCTTCTTGAGCCCTATGGATTGCACTTCATCGGTGCGACAACGCCTGGCCTTGAGGCGTTCGTCTCCAAGGTCCAGCTCAACGGTGTTGATGACCTGAAAGGCCTCAAGATGCGCGCGCCTGAAGGGCTCGTGCAGCAGGTCTTTGCAGCGGCTGGCGCGGCGCCGGTCAACCTGCCGGGCTCTGAAGTCTTCACGGCGCTGGACAAGGGCGTGATCGATGCGGCGGATTACACCGTGTTCTCGACCAACCATGCCCAGGGCATGCATGGCGTTGCGCCTTTCCCCGTGTATCCCGGCTTCCATTCCATGCCATTGGTCGAAATTTCCATGAGCAAGGCCAAGTGGGACGCCCTGCCGGCTGACCTTCAGGCAGCGCTGAGCGAAAGTGTTGCCGAGTTTTCCCGCAGCCAGGTCGCAGCGCTGGCCGAACGCGACATGAAGGCGATCGAGGAAGCCAAGGCAGGCGGCGAAGTGACCGTGATTGACTGGGCGCCCGAGGAACGTGCCAAGTTCCGCACCATCGCCAAGGGCGAATGGGAGAAGGTCGCCGGCCGCTCCAAAAACGCGCAGCGCGTCTATGACGTCCTGACCGGCTACCTCAAAGAAAACGGCCTGATGCAGTGA
- a CDS encoding LacI family DNA-binding transcriptional regulator, translating into MNDKLLNSRGNLKVNLSDVAKEAGVSAITVSRALRHPDKVSKKTLDKIMSVVDRLGYIPDPAARALAVGKTNVIGVVVPSVTNNVFSDVMRGIFETSEGSKWQIQLGNSRYSPLEEERLVRTFLSQKPAGLILSGLEQSETTSKLLMNADCRVVQIMECGPTPYDMMIGFSHIEASRVATRHLLEKGYKKPGYLAARLDPRSQRRLQGFREVTSAVQLHDPARIVTTPRPSTVTLGCELTADLLSKAPDTDAILCNNDDLALGALFECQRRGLNIPHEIGICGFNDLEMMAMANPAISSVRTHRLQIGQQAMTMMDAALAGSEPDPSVIDVGFEMSARESTNRSAK; encoded by the coding sequence ATGAATGATAAATTACTGAATTCACGAGGTAATTTGAAAGTAAATTTATCAGATGTAGCCAAGGAAGCCGGTGTTAGCGCTATAACAGTGTCGCGCGCACTTCGCCATCCGGACAAGGTGTCGAAGAAGACGCTGGACAAGATCATGTCCGTCGTCGACCGTCTCGGCTATATCCCCGACCCCGCCGCACGGGCGCTCGCGGTCGGCAAGACCAATGTCATCGGTGTCGTCGTTCCCTCGGTCACCAACAACGTCTTTTCAGACGTCATGCGCGGCATATTCGAGACGTCAGAGGGCTCGAAATGGCAGATCCAACTTGGAAATTCCCGCTATTCGCCGCTGGAAGAAGAACGGCTCGTACGAACCTTCCTGAGCCAGAAGCCGGCCGGCCTGATCCTATCTGGCCTTGAACAGTCGGAAACGACCTCAAAATTGCTGATGAATGCCGACTGCCGGGTTGTCCAGATCATGGAATGCGGCCCGACCCCCTATGACATGATGATCGGCTTTTCCCATATCGAAGCCTCAAGGGTTGCCACCCGCCATCTCCTTGAAAAGGGGTACAAAAAGCCCGGCTACCTTGCGGCGCGACTCGATCCGCGCAGTCAGCGTCGCCTGCAGGGGTTTCGGGAAGTCACGTCTGCGGTGCAGCTACATGATCCGGCGCGGATCGTGACGACCCCACGCCCCTCAACCGTGACGCTCGGCTGCGAGCTCACTGCGGACCTTTTGTCCAAGGCGCCCGATACCGACGCGATCCTCTGCAACAATGATGACCTGGCGCTTGGCGCGCTGTTCGAATGCCAGCGGCGAGGATTGAACATTCCGCACGAGATTGGCATCTGCGGTTTCAATGACCTTGAGATGATGGCCATGGCAAACCCCGCGATTTCCAGCGTGCGCACCCACCGCCTTCAGATTGGACAGCAAGCGATGACCATGATGGATGCAGCTCTGGCGGGCTCCGAGCCTGACCCGAGCGTCATTGACGTCGGCTTCGAAATGAGTGCGCGCGAAAGTACGAACCGCTCCGCCAAATAG
- a CDS encoding undecaprenyl-phosphate glucose phosphotransferase codes for MKNLAPEADSSSEPHSSLRSAPDLRSRLTSGLRQASAEPATPKTHEANSSPSESSAQAPASGGLSNEAQEIAESLHDDGVSVPVLAGTVRLVDMALIAATGVIAAVTDAGATQFGLVHGIAVAIAMLFSLAFFQASDAYQVSIMRRGLSQIGRIGAGWTLVFGMIFLIQMTTGLGSSLSQNWIGAWFVLGMTGLVSARLVVYRIVRHWMESGRLERRAIIVGGGTAAADLIHELESQSDNDIRICGIFDDRANDRSPPVVAGYPKLGNISALVEFSRLARIDMLIVCIPLRAEQRVLQLLRRLWVLPVDIRLSAHTDKIRFRNRGASFIGTVPFVDVVEKPITDWDMVAKRVFDVVFASLALVALFPVMIAAAIAIKLDSKGPVFFRQKRYGFNNEIIDVLKFRSMYTEMADPDAKSVVTRNDSRVTRVGRFIRKSSIDELPQLFNVLRGDLSLVGPRPHAVNAHTDNHTWDEVVDGYFARHKVKPGVTGWAQINGWRGEVDRPEKIQKRVECDVYYIENWSILFDLKILFMTPFSLFNTENAY; via the coding sequence TGAGGTCAGCACCTGATCTCAGGAGCAGATTGACCAGTGGCCTGCGCCAAGCGAGCGCAGAGCCTGCCACGCCAAAGACCCATGAGGCCAACTCAAGCCCTTCCGAGTCTTCGGCCCAAGCGCCTGCAAGTGGCGGCCTGTCGAACGAGGCTCAGGAAATTGCAGAATCCCTGCATGATGACGGCGTCTCGGTGCCCGTTCTTGCGGGAACCGTTCGCCTGGTGGACATGGCTCTGATCGCCGCCACCGGTGTCATTGCAGCCGTGACAGATGCGGGCGCGACGCAGTTTGGCCTTGTCCACGGCATTGCCGTGGCGATTGCCATGCTGTTCTCCCTCGCCTTCTTCCAGGCCTCCGACGCCTATCAGGTGTCGATCATGCGCCGGGGCCTTTCCCAGATCGGCCGGATCGGGGCTGGCTGGACGCTCGTCTTTGGCATGATCTTTCTCATTCAGATGACCACGGGTCTCGGGTCCAGCCTGTCCCAGAACTGGATTGGCGCGTGGTTTGTCCTCGGGATGACCGGGCTCGTCAGCGCACGGCTCGTGGTCTATCGCATCGTCCGCCACTGGATGGAAAGCGGCCGCCTGGAGCGCCGCGCCATCATCGTTGGCGGCGGCACGGCAGCAGCCGACCTGATCCATGAACTGGAATCCCAATCCGACAACGATATCCGCATTTGCGGTATCTTCGATGACCGTGCCAACGACCGCTCCCCGCCGGTCGTGGCCGGTTATCCGAAGCTTGGCAACATCTCTGCCCTGGTCGAGTTCTCGCGCCTTGCCCGGATCGACATGCTGATCGTCTGCATTCCGCTGCGGGCCGAACAGCGCGTCTTGCAGCTTTTGCGTCGGCTTTGGGTGCTGCCCGTCGACATTCGCCTGTCGGCCCATACGGACAAGATCCGTTTCAGAAACCGCGGCGCATCCTTCATCGGCACGGTTCCCTTCGTTGACGTGGTGGAAAAGCCGATCACCGATTGGGACATGGTCGCCAAGCGCGTGTTCGACGTCGTGTTTGCGAGCCTGGCTCTCGTCGCCCTGTTTCCGGTGATGATCGCGGCTGCGATCGCCATCAAGCTGGACAGCAAGGGGCCTGTGTTCTTCCGCCAGAAGCGCTACGGCTTCAACAACGAGATCATCGATGTTCTGAAGTTCCGCTCCATGTACACGGAGATGGCCGATCCCGACGCCAAGTCGGTTGTCACCCGGAACGACAGCCGGGTCACCCGGGTCGGACGCTTCATCCGCAAGAGTTCCATCGATGAATTGCCTCAGCTGTTCAACGTTCTGCGCGGTGACCTGTCCCTCGTCGGTCCCCGCCCTCATGCGGTCAACGCCCATACGGACAATCACACCTGGGACGAAGTGGTCGATGGTTATTTCGCCCGCCACAAGGTGAAGCCCGGCGTGACCGGATGGGCGCAGATCAACGGCTGGCGCGGCGAAGTCGACCGGCCGGAGAAAATCCAGAAGCGGGTTGAATGCGATGTCTACTACATCGAGAACTGGTCGATCCTGTTTGACCTGAAGATCCTCTTCATGACCCCCTTCAGCCTGTTCAACACAGAGAACGCCTATTGA
- a CDS encoding capsular polysaccharide biosynthesis protein: protein MNIKLIFDGIYRNLKIPVARRSKSTGPVPAYIIGFSPWKTFISDWLPDREAKLIHIKTRPFAWWRKWKPWILWDQRSELYVWGYNMPSFAARTAARWKVPVIRVEDGFLRSIKLGTTKAPPVSLCFDRSGALYYDATMPSDLETIIQNFDSPSNQALLARARAGIARLLETRLSKYNASNDFDPVGLYGEKTRKRVLVVGQVEGDMSLRLGMEREMNNNDLVTLAAKENPGAEVIYKPHPEVLHGTRKEPPQSDPSEVSSIARVLVEDVTLADAFETIDHVYTMTSLAGFEALLRGIKVTCLGMPFYAGWGLTNDRQVCRRRTAKRTVEEVFAAAYILYPRYLDPTLKQSICFEQALDLLALMRDRPSEDPDESTEAVAPTLAALG from the coding sequence ATGAACATCAAACTTATTTTTGACGGCATCTATCGCAATCTCAAGATACCGGTGGCTCGAAGAAGCAAATCAACAGGGCCAGTCCCTGCGTACATTATTGGCTTTTCGCCCTGGAAAACGTTCATTTCTGACTGGCTGCCGGACCGAGAAGCAAAATTGATCCACATTAAGACAAGGCCATTTGCCTGGTGGCGAAAGTGGAAGCCGTGGATTTTGTGGGACCAGCGCTCGGAGCTGTACGTATGGGGCTACAACATGCCGTCCTTCGCGGCGCGCACAGCTGCCCGCTGGAAAGTTCCTGTCATCCGCGTCGAAGACGGTTTTCTAAGATCAATCAAGTTGGGGACCACGAAAGCGCCGCCTGTGTCTCTGTGCTTCGATCGGTCTGGCGCTCTCTACTATGATGCGACGATGCCAAGCGATCTGGAAACTATCATTCAGAACTTTGACTCACCTTCCAATCAAGCCCTACTGGCCAGAGCCCGCGCAGGGATTGCTCGACTGCTAGAAACGCGACTTTCAAAATACAATGCTTCGAACGATTTCGATCCGGTCGGCCTATATGGTGAGAAAACGCGGAAAAGGGTTCTGGTCGTCGGTCAAGTCGAGGGCGACATGTCGCTTCGGCTCGGCATGGAAAGAGAAATGAACAACAATGACTTGGTGACGCTTGCCGCCAAGGAGAACCCAGGCGCTGAAGTTATATATAAGCCTCACCCAGAAGTTCTGCACGGCACTCGAAAGGAGCCGCCTCAGTCAGACCCCTCAGAGGTATCATCCATTGCTCGTGTTTTAGTTGAAGATGTAACCCTTGCAGATGCCTTCGAGACGATTGACCACGTCTACACGATGACCTCGCTCGCAGGGTTCGAGGCGCTTCTTAGAGGCATCAAGGTCACATGCTTGGGCATGCCATTTTACGCTGGATGGGGCCTTACTAACGACCGACAAGTATGCAGACGCAGAACAGCAAAGCGAACTGTCGAGGAAGTTTTTGCAGCTGCCTATATCCTTTACCCGCGATACCTCGACCCAACGCTGAAACAGTCAATCTGCTTCGAGCAAGCGCTTGATCTATTGGCGCTCATGCGGGATAGACCGTCTGAGGATCCGGACGAGAGTACAGAAGCAGTCGCCCCGACGCTTGCGGCGCTCGGGTAG
- a CDS encoding gluconokinase, with amino-acid sequence MDHGETGEHGSGAVAASPVIVMGVCGVGKSLLARRLADAFGVAMVEADDFHSDENRRKMSQDLPLTDADRLPWLDAVSAAAKWQVQSTGGAIVACSCLRRVYRDRIRGELGSSVFLHLAGPRALIAERLEARTSHFVGAGLLDSQLDILEPLQDDESGIALEINVPIDDVVVAAIDELRRIGAPAQSVV; translated from the coding sequence ATGGATCATGGGGAGACAGGAGAGCATGGCTCAGGAGCCGTTGCCGCAAGTCCTGTCATTGTGATGGGGGTCTGCGGCGTGGGGAAGAGCCTGTTGGCCCGTCGGTTGGCCGACGCATTCGGTGTCGCGATGGTGGAAGCTGACGATTTCCACAGCGATGAGAACAGGCGCAAAATGTCTCAGGACCTGCCATTGACCGACGCCGATCGGCTGCCCTGGCTTGATGCGGTTTCTGCTGCTGCAAAGTGGCAAGTCCAGTCGACGGGTGGCGCTATTGTCGCGTGCTCCTGTCTTCGGCGCGTCTACCGGGATCGTATCCGTGGTGAGCTTGGAAGCAGCGTTTTTCTGCACCTGGCCGGTCCCCGGGCACTGATCGCCGAACGGCTTGAGGCGCGCACAAGCCATTTCGTTGGAGCCGGGCTGCTGGACAGTCAGCTGGATATTCTGGAGCCGCTTCAAGACGATGAAAGCGGCATCGCACTCGAGATTAACGTGCCAATCGACGATGTGGTCGTCGCGGCAATTGATGAATTGCGGCGCATAGGTGCGCCCGCACAAAGCGTTGTCTGA